Proteins encoded in a region of the Cyanobacterium sp. T60_A2020_053 genome:
- a CDS encoding alpha/beta fold hydrolase produces the protein MNPLVLVHGIIDSSHVFEEMSDYFQNQGYEVYSLDLLPNYGIEDLRVLAQQLKIYIDQNFSSTPKINLIGFSMGGLITRYYLQRLGGLKKVEKYISISAPNNGTKMAHILPLKGITQMRPDSDFLKDLNSDVKAQFSKLKTLILWTPFDLMIIPANSSCLGFCQEKEVDVLYHKWMLSDQRVFKEIKNFLG, from the coding sequence ATGAATCCTTTAGTATTAGTACATGGCATCATTGACAGCAGTCATGTTTTTGAAGAAATGTCGGATTATTTTCAAAATCAGGGTTATGAAGTTTATAGTCTTGATTTACTGCCTAATTATGGCATCGAAGATTTACGAGTTTTGGCACAACAACTAAAAATTTATATTGACCAAAATTTTTCTTCCACACCAAAAATAAATTTAATCGGTTTTAGCATGGGAGGTTTAATCACTCGTTATTATTTACAGAGATTAGGCGGATTAAAAAAAGTGGAAAAATATATCAGTATTTCTGCACCGAATAATGGCACAAAGATGGCTCATATTCTCCCATTAAAAGGAATTACACAAATGCGCCCAGATAGTGATTTTTTAAAAGATTTAAACAGTGATGTTAAAGCTCAATTCTCTAAGTTGAAAACATTAATACTGTGGACTCCTTTTGATTTAATGATTATCCCTGCGAATAGCTCTTGTTTGGGTTTTTGTCAGGAAAAGGAAGTTGATGTTTTATATCATAAATGGATGTTATCTGATCAGCGAGTTTTTAAAGAAATTAAAAATTTTTTAGGTTAA